Within Schumannella luteola, the genomic segment TCTCCGCCGGGCTCGGGGTCTTCGCGCTCGCCCTCCTCGTGGCGGTGCAAGGCGCGCTCGTCTACCGGCTCGCCGCTCGCGCGAACTGAGCTGCTTCCCGACCGCATCCCGTCGGACGTCATCCCCTGCTCGAGCCTCCGATGCCGACCGGGGCGGGCGGTGACGTCGGCGTCGGACTTCACGGCGCGCGCGTGAGAGCATCGAGGGGATGAGGATCGCGGTCACCGGAGCGAGCGGCTTCGTCGGCGGTGCGATCGCGACGGCGCTCGCCGATCGCGGCGACGAGGTCGTCGGCTTCGGGCGCACGCCGCGGCGCTGGACGCATCCCCGCGGGCGCTACCGCGTGTGGGATATCACGGCCGGCCAGATGGTCAGCGACCAGGACTTCGACGCGGTCGTGCACGCCGCCGCCCTCGTCGACCCGGGCGCCTCCCGCGAGGAGTCCATGCGGGTCAACCAGTTCGGCACCCGCAACGTCGTGCGCAGCTTCGTCGGCTCGCGCGTCGTGCACCTCTCGAGCACGGCGGTCTACGACCTCATGGTGCCGAGCGTCGACCTGCCCGAGTCGACGCCGCCCGCGCGCCGCTTCCTCAGCGGCTACTCCGCATCCAAGCTGGCGGCCGAGCGTGAGCTCGCCGGCGCGGACGCCGTGCTGCTGCGACCCCACCTGATCTACGGGCCCGGCTCGCCGCTGATCGGCGTGCTCAGCCGCGGCGCGCGTGCAGCGCGCGGTGCCCGGCTGCCGCTGCCCGGCGGCGGGCGCGTGCGTCACCGTCTCACCTCGATCGGCAATGTCGTGCACGCCGTCGAACGCGCCCTGCGGCCCGAGACGCCGCGCGGCACCTACAACATCGGCGACGCGACCCCGGTCGAGCTCGGCGGCGTCGCCACCGAGCTGCTGTCGCGCCGCGGACTCGACGTGCGCGTCGTCGACGTCGACGTGGATGCGGCCGCCCGCGCCGTCGGAACCCTCGAGTTCGCGGCCCGCGCCGCCCGACGGCGCCCGCTCATCACGCGGCACACGGTCAAGCTCATCGGGCTCGAGCGCACCTTCGACCTCAGCGCCGCCCGCGACCGTCTCGGCTTCCACCCGACACCCACGACGCTCGACGGAGCCGACGACTGGTAGATCCGAGCGAGCTCACCACCGGCGCATCCGGCTCACTAGGGTCGACGCCATGAGCGATGTTCGCGACCGTTCGGCCCGCCTGTTCCAGATGGGCGACGGCACCGACCGCATCCAGTTCTTCAGCGATGCGGTGTTCGCGATCGCGATGACGCTGCTCGTGCTCGACATCCGCCTGCCCGCCGACCTCGGCGAGCACCCCGATGCCGCGCGCGTCACGAGCGCCCTCGTCGAGCTGTGGCCGCAGTTCTTCGGCTACCTGCTGAGCTTCGTCGTCATCGCGATCAACTGGGTCAACCACCACCGCAAGTTCCGCGTGATCGAGCGCTGGGACTCCGGTCTGCTCGTCGCGAACTTCACGCTTCTCGCCCTCGTCGCCTTCCTGCCGTTCCCGACCAGCGCGCTCTCCGACTACGGCGCGGTGACACCGGTCGTGGTGCTCTACGCGGCCACCGTCGCCGCCCTCAACCTCGCGCAGGCCTGGATCTGGGTGCACGCTCGCCGCCGCGGACTGATGTCGGACTCGGTTGATGCGGGCGTGTACCGCTACGTGATCGCCAACCTGCTCGCGATGCCGGTGATCTTCGGCCTCTCGATCGCGATCGCCTTCGTCTCGGCGAGCTGGGCGATGTACTTCTGGATCCTCACGGCCCCCGCATCGGCGATCGTCGTCGGGGCGGCGCGGCGGCGGTACAGCCCTCTGGGAGCGTCGACGTCAGCATCCGCACGGGCCGCGGCGCCGGAGCCCGACTCGTCGGGGACTCCCTCGCCGGAGCCCGACTCGCCCGAGCCCGACTCGCCGGAGCCCGACTCGCCCGATCGGAACTAGCCCTCGGCGTCGAAGTCGAGGCTCAGCTTGCGCAGCAGGCCCGACAGCCGCTCCTGATCGGCGGCGCTCAGTCCCGACAGCAGCTCGCGCTCGGCATCCAGCAGCAGGCTGATCGCCCGGTCGACGCGCTCGCGCCCCAGTGCGGTCATGACCACGAGGATGCCGCGGCCGTCGTGCGGATCGGTGCGGCGCTCGACGACCGTGCGCGCGACGAGCCGGTCGATGCGGTTCGTCATGGTGCCGCTCGAGACGAGGGTCTGCTGCAGCAGCGCCTTCGGGCTCAGCTGGTACGGCTCGCCGGCCCGCCGCAGCGCCGACAGCACGTCGAACTCCCACGGCTCGAGGTCGCTCGCGGCGAAGGCCGCCTTGCGCTCGCGGTCGAGGTGCTTGGCGAGGCGCGAGACGCGCGAGAGCACCTGCAGGGGAGTGAAGTCGAGATCGCCGCGCTCGCGTGACCACGCATCGACGATGCGATCGACTTCGTCGGAGGCGAGCATCCGCCCATCATGGCACCCTGCGCCGGGAGCCGGTCGTCGCTCTCCGACGACCGACTCCCTTCGCATCATCAGGCCGCCTCGGCCTCCGTCTCGAGCGTGAGCGGCGAGGTCAGCACGGCGAGCTCGCGCTCGCTCGCCCGGCGCACGCGGCGCGCTCGCACGGCGAAGGCGATTCCGGCCGCGACGCCCGCGAGGGCTGCCGCCGTCAGGAACGCCTCGGTGTAGCCGGCCTCGAGAGGCAGGCCTGTCGCATCCGTGTTCGCGAACACGATCACGGTCACGACCGAGCTCGCGATCGCTCCGCCGATCGTGCGCAGGTTCGCGTTGACGCCGGTCGCGATGCCGGTCTGGGTCGACGGCACGCTCTGCACGATGAGGCTGGTCATGGCCGCGTAGGAGATGCCGAGACCGAGGCCGAAGAGACCCGCCTCCGTCGCGACGAGCCACGGCTGCGAGTGCAGCAGCGCCATCCCGATCGCCGACAGCGCGAGCAGGGCGGCGCCGCCGCCGAACTGCACCCGGAAGCTCACGACCTTGCCGATCGGCCCGCTGAGGAAGCCCGCGGCCGCCATGGTGACGAGCATCGGCAGCATGAGCAGGCCCGACTGGGCGATGGAGGCGCCGAGGCCGTATCCGGTCGAGGTCGGCGTCTGCACGAAGCGAGCGAAGAAGGCGAACACGGCGAACATCGCGCCGCCGAGCAGCAGGCTGGCGAGGTTGGTGCTCCAGATCGCCGGGGCCCGCATGAGCCGCAGGTCGACCAGGGGCTCGACCGAGCGCAGCTCGACGGCGACCCAGGCCGCCATCAGCACGACGGCGAGGGCGAAGAGGCCGAGCACGAGCGGTGAGGTCCAGCCCCAGGCGGCGCCGTTGCTCAGCGGCAGGAGCAGGGCGACGAGCCAGCCCGAGAGCAGGATGCCGGCGGGCACGTTGATGCGGCCGTGCTCGCGCTCGGTCGAGCGCGGGATCACGAGCATGGCGAGGATGCCGCTGGCCACGACGAGCGCGAGGGGCAGCAGGAACAGCCCGCGCCAGGTGAGCGCTTCCGCGAGGGGACCCGCGATGACGGTGCCGAGTCCGGACCCGATCGCGATGACCGCCGACATGGCGCCGATGGCCGAGGCGATGCGCTCGCGCGGGAAGGTCTCGCGCAGCAGTCCGAAGGCGAGCGGGAACAGCGAGGCGCCGACGCCCTGCAGCACGCGGCCGATGAGCAGCACGCTGAGGTCGGGCGAGGCGAAGGCGATCAGGTCGCCGGCCGCGACGATCGCGACGACGGCGAGCAGGGTGCGACGGCGGCCGAACAGGTCGCCGACGCGCCCGATCAGGGGAGTGGCCACGGCGGCGGCGATGAGCCAGGCGGTGAGCGTCCAGTTGACGCCGGCCGGGGTCGTGGCGAGGTCGCGCTGCATCTCGGGCAGCACGGGGATGACGAGGGACTGCAGTGAGCTGAGGCTCGCGACGCCGAGGGCGAGCGCGAGGAACACGGTGAACGGTGAACGAGGCACGAGGCCTTCTTCCTTCTGATGGTTCCGGTGGTTCTGACGGTTCTGTCGTGAGGTGCCGGGGTCGGAGAGGCGCGTCGGGCGGTGCGGGCCGGGCGGCGTGCTTTCGGCGACGAGGCGGCGTAGACTGGAGGCTGGCTCCGATCGGAGGGAGCCTCCGCTTAGATGACATTAGCGGAGGGTGCCTCCGCTTCGCAAGCCTCGATTGGAGTTCTTCCGTGAGCACGTCTGCGAGCACGGCCTCGGCTGCCGTCGCGACCGCCGCATCCGGCACCGCACCCGCCGCTGGTTCGACCGCCCCGGCCGCTGCCGCCTCGACGGCCGCCGCCGAGCTGCTCGCCCAGCTCTCCAGCGTCGTGCAGCGCCCGAAGCGCGCGGATGCCGCCCGCAACTACGACGCGCTCGTCGCCGCGGCGCGCGACATCTTCGCCCGCGACGGATCCGGCGCCTCGCTCGAGGAGATCGCCCGCAGCGCGGGAGTCGGCATCGGCACGCTGTACCGCAACTTCCCGACCCGCGACGAGCTGATCGAGGCCGTCTACGTCGAAGAGGTGCAGTCGCTGGTGCTCGCTGCTCAGGCGACCGAGACCCTGCCCTCCGACAAGGCGCTCGGCGCCTGGCTCGAGCGCTTCCTCGAGTACGTCGGCACGAAGCGCGCTCTCCTCGAGGGCCTCAACAATCGCGAGTCGACCGTCTTCGCTCAGTGCCGCAGCGTCATGTACGGCTCGGGTGAGCCCGTGCTCCAGCGCGCGCAGACCGCCGGCGCGGTGCGCGGCGACGTCAGCATCTCGGATGTCGTGCGTCTCATCTCCGGCGTCGCCGGCGTGGTCGTCGACGACGACGCCCAGCGCGACCGCCTCATCGGTCTCGCGATGGACGGCCTGCGCCCCGTCGGCTGACGGCGCCGCATCCTCTGGCAGACTCGTCCTGCGCCGCACGCGGCGCGTTCCGCCGTGGTGTAACGGCAGCACGACGGCCTTTGGAGCCGTGAGGTTCAGGTTCGAATCCTGGCGGCGGAGCGAGTCGAGCAGGATCCGAGAAGCGCTCGTCGACGGTGCCTGCCTACCCTGAGTGCGTTGTCCACCACGCGAAGGGAAGACCATGCCGGATCAGACCGAGACCTTCTCCGCCGACGAGCGCAAGGCGATGAAGACCCGTGCCGCCGAGCTGAAGAAGCGCGAGAACGGCGACGCCGAGGTACGCAAGATCATCGACGTGATGACCGACGAGGAGCAGGCCATCGCCCTGCGCATCCACGAGGCGATCCTGGAACAGGTGCCGCAGCTGCAGCCGAAGCTCCGCTACGGCCAGCCGGCGTACTACCTCGACGGCACGGTGCTCTGCTTCTTCATGGCCGCGTCGAAGTACAAGACGGCATCGTCCATCTTCGGATTCGACGACGCGACCCGCGTGCGCGACGGGGACATGTGGCCGAGCTCCTACGCGATCCAGAATCTGTCGACCGCCGACGAGAAGCGCCTGCTCGACCTCGTGAAGCGCGCCGCCGGCTGATGTTCTGTCGAGTGAGCGCGCCGGCGGATTCGGTCAGCCGAGGTCGAGCGTGCAGTCGGGTAGCTTGATTCCCCGCCCTCGACGCCACGCCCACGCGGTCGACCGCACCTCGTCGTGAAAGAGGTACTCGCCGGAGACGTACTCACTGCCGGCCGGCGTCGACACATCGGCGCTGACGCCGTCGTCCGGGATGAGGGAGGCGGTGGGGCTGTGCTCGTAGAACGAGAAGTCGATGCGATCCCAGTGCTGCGGCACGGGATCGCCGTCGGGTGCGAGCGACCAGCCCTGCATCGACGTCGAGATCGGCACGCCCCTGCCGAACATCGCGCTGGGGCCCGAGTAGACCCGGGTCGCGGTGGTCGTCAGGATGCGGCGGTAATCCCCGAACTCGATCGTGACCGAGTCGGCGGAGAACTCCTCGCAGAACGCGATGTCGATCGTGTCGCCGTCGACGTGGTAGGCGAGCGATTCCTCCAGGCTGCAGCCGCTGAGCGCGGCGGCCGCGACCCCGAGCAGGCCGAGCGCGGCAGGGACACGAGCGGCTCTCATGGCGTCACGTTAGCGATCGGTTGACGGACGCGGATCACGGCAGGATCTCGGCTGGATCCCGTCCTCATAACGGCGAGATCCTTCATGACGCAGCGCTGTGGGATCGTGGACGCGCACGCCTGCCGTCTCCAGAAAGCAGCACGATGACGACACCGCATCCGGCGCTCGAGCCGCGGTACTTCGCCCGCATGGCGGCGGCGCTCGGCGACAAGGCGCGCGTGCTCGAGCATGTGCGACCGGGGCACGTGATCGACGCCGGAGCCGGCGGGGGAGAGCTGGCGGGGATGCTCGCCACGCTGCCCGGCGTCGACGTCACCGCGCTCGACCTCGCCGAGGAGTCGCTCGCGCGCCTGCGCGAAGACGGGCGCTTCGCGGTCGAGCAGCGCGAGCTCGGCGACGATCGCGAGCCGCTGACGGCGCGGCCCGCATCCACCATCGTGTTCAGTGCTGTGCTGCACGAGGTCTACTCCTACGCGGCGGAGCCGTGGGCGGCGCACGAGCGCGCGCTCGCGCAGGCGCGGGCGACGCTCGCGCCCGGCGGCGTCGTCATCATCCGTGACGGGGTCATGCCCGAACGGCCCGGCGAGCCGGCCGAGCTGCGCGGACGCGACGACACCCTCGTCGAGCAGTACCTGGCGCTCTCGTCGTTCGCCGAGACGCGACTCGGGCGGATGCGTCCGGGCGTCTGGGCGGGAACGCGGCACGCCGTCTCCGAAGCGCTCTGCACCCTCACCTGGGGTGCGGCCTCGCTTCCCCGCGAGGCGCTCGAGCGCTTCCAGCTCGCGACCCTCGACGGCTACGCAGACCTGCTCGAGCGGGCGGGGCTGCGCGTCATCCACCGCGAGGCGACGACGCAGCCCGGCTATCGAGAGCATCTGGATGCGGCGGGCTGGTCGGCCGACGAGCCGGACGGCGCGTGGTTCCCGCCGACGACGGGACTCTGGGTGGCGGTCCGCGACGACGCGGACGCGGGCGGTGGATCCGCCTAGGCTGCGACGCCGCCGGTTCCGGCTGTTACCGGTCCGTCCCCCTGTCGGGCCGGCATCCGGGCGCCGAGCGCAGCGCCGGGGACCCGGAGCGCGGATGATCAGATGACCGGCTTCTGCCAGCCCGCCTCCGTGGCGGCCCAGCGTCCCGCATCCGTCGTGTCCTGCGGCGGATACGGCGTCGGCGAGCCCGGAGCTGTGCGCCACAGCGCGAGATCGTTGTCCCACTGTGCGCTCAGCTCGCCCGCCCACACCAGCACGCGCGCGTCGTAGAACGCCTGGTACAGCGCGAGCGCGAAGTCGGGCAGGAACCCCATCGCGTATCTGTTCCCTGAGCCGAAGTCGCCCGTGAGCAGGCTCGCGCGCACCGCCGTGTAGCCGTTCGGCGTCAGATTCCAGCCGACGGTGACCGCCCCGTTGCCCGCCAGGAATCCGCCGGTCGGATCGAGCACGTTGCCGAACACCGAACCCAGCTTGATGCTGACCTTCTGGATGCTGCGGGGCTTGTACCGGTCAGAGCCGAAGTTGAAATGGGCGCCCAGGTTCCGCGCGATCGCGCAGACCGTGGCGTGGATCCAGCGGCTGTCGGCGACGACGACGAAGCGGGCGCCCGGGCTGAACAGCCACCGCTCGGTCGCATCGAACGGCTCCCACTGCAGCGGGTTGAGGGGCGGCGGTCCGTTCTGACCGGCGAACGGCGCCGGCCAGGAGCCCGCTCCCGGCTGGGCGGCAGCGGATGCCGGCGGTGTCGGCTGGGGAGGGACATAGGCGGGCAGCGGGGCGGCCGGAGGCGGCGCGACCGGGGGTGACTGCGGCGGGGCATAGTTCTGCGGCGGTGCGTACCCCTGGGGCGGTGCGAACTCCTGGGGTGGCGCGTATCCCTGCGGTGGTGCGTACCCCTGGGGTGCCGGCGCCGGATAGCCGTACCCCGGGGAAGGCGGCGCGTATCCCTGCGGTGGCGGTATGGAGGTCGACGCGCCAGGGGGATACCCCACCGGCAGCGGCGGCGTGATCTGCTGAGGCGGGGCGCCCTGCGGCCCAGCGGGTTCGGATTCGGGCTTCGGCCTTGCGGGCTCCGGCTCGGCGATGCCCGGGATGCGCACCTGCGTCGGCACCTCGGACTGATCCGGTTCGGTCGACGTCTCCACGCCGTCGCCGGCGTCCGGATCTCTGCTCACTTTCCCATCATGCAAGACGGCGGACCGGGTCTGCTCAGCGCCACCCCAGTTCGTCGTCTTCACTGAACTCCATCCGCTCGTCCAGCTCGGCGAGCGCGACGAGGGCGAGTCGCACACACCAGGCGACCGCGCCCAGCGCGAGCACGATCGCGAGGATGATCAGGGCGGCGGCCGGGTCGAGGATGGCGGGGTCGAGGGCGTCCATGTCGGCAGTGTCGAGCGCGCATCCGGGGGAGTGCCCGGAACGGCGAGCTCCCGGTCTGAGAGCTTCGACAGACTGCGCGCTTCACGCTGCGGCCGAGGCGTGAAGCGAACTGCTCACGGGCTCTCTGCGCGATTTCGGCGCGAGTCGAGATGATGGTGTCAAGTCACCGACGCTGACGGGGAGGTCTCGTGAAGAAGGAGCAGCTCGCTGGCTATCTGCTCGAGGAGGTGCTCGGGTACCTTCTCGAATCGAGTGGCTATCGCCTCGTCTCGGAAGCGGACGACCCTGCGTCCCTGGTGTCTCGGAGCAACGGATTGTGTGTCCGCGGCCGAGGTGCGGAGCACCAGGCGGAGGCTTTGGGAGACCTCGACATAGCGGTGCCGTTCTCGTTGCCCATCCGCCTCTTCGTCGAAGCGAAATGCGTGGCCAGACCGACCCCGATCGGTGTTGTGCGCAATGCGCACGGAGTGGTCCACGACGTCAACGAGTTCACGCATTCGAGCATCGCCACTTCGCGGACTCTCCGTCAGGTGCAGTACCGGTACTCGGTGTTCTCGACAGGCGGGTTCACGAAAGACGCCCAGAGCTTCGCGGTTGCGCACCAGATCTCACTGATCGATCTCTCCAGCTCTGTGTGGTCCGGGCTCGCCAAGTCGCTTCTCGATGCCGCGTCCGCTGCGCTTCGCCTGAACCTCGGCGAAGAAGGCAACGTCGCGACCGTGCGCCGCGCTCTCCGCGAGTCGCTTCGATCGACCGATTCGGTCGAGTACGAAGATGATCAAGACCTTGCGCCCGGGGCCGAAGCGATGCAGTCCATCTCGAGGTACTCGGTTGGTCGGTGGGCTCGTGATTGCGCCGAGAACGTTCTGCGCGGGAAGACTGGCAAGAACGATCTCCTGCTCGGGTTCGTCGACGCGCCGTTCGTGCTGGCCCTGAAGCCGGAAGACATCGATCGCTTCGATGAGCATGCGAAGCTCTTCGGCGACGACTTCGCAGTGTCGATCCGGTTCGGGCGCAGGAGCCCAACGGGAGGCGATTGGGTGATCCGTCCGATCGATGATCCTGACGCGTTTGCCCTATCGTTCCCGATTCCCGAAGCAATCGAGCAGATCGTGCTCGCGGAAGATCCGGAACGACAACGCCGGGCGGCACAGCGAGCCAAGCGCTCTCTTCTCTCGACGATCACGGTTTATCGAAACGGACGGGCGGTGCGTCTCAGATATGACCGCACACCAGCCGAGCCGTCGCCTGTTGGCGACTCCATGCTCCGTGAGCACCTCGAGGGTCGTCCCCTCGACGACTTCGCCGCCGCGGGGCACCCACTCATGCCCCACGTCTGGCCCCGAGAGGCGATCGACTCGCTCCTGGACAGACTTCATCGGGACCATCACGTGCTCGAACGCGTCATCCGTCGCGCGGCTGAGCTCGGGGGGACGGTGTCGCGCGACGATGTGTACTCGATCGCGGAGTTCTCTCCCGATCGCACCCTGCGTGGATTCACGCGACCGACGGACCGAATCCGCGACGAGATGGTGGGTGAGTTCTCGTTGCCGGCGACGGCGCTCTACCCGCTCGACGTCCACTACCGAAACGGGTCGCGGGTGT encodes:
- a CDS encoding NAD-dependent epimerase/dehydratase family protein translates to MRIAVTGASGFVGGAIATALADRGDEVVGFGRTPRRWTHPRGRYRVWDITAGQMVSDQDFDAVVHAAALVDPGASREESMRVNQFGTRNVVRSFVGSRVVHLSSTAVYDLMVPSVDLPESTPPARRFLSGYSASKLAAERELAGADAVLLRPHLIYGPGSPLIGVLSRGARAARGARLPLPGGGRVRHRLTSIGNVVHAVERALRPETPRGTYNIGDATPVELGGVATELLSRRGLDVRVVDVDVDAAARAVGTLEFAARAARRRPLITRHTVKLIGLERTFDLSAARDRLGFHPTPTTLDGADDW
- a CDS encoding methyltransferase domain-containing protein, whose translation is MTTPHPALEPRYFARMAAALGDKARVLEHVRPGHVIDAGAGGGELAGMLATLPGVDVTALDLAEESLARLREDGRFAVEQRELGDDREPLTARPASTIVFSAVLHEVYSYAAEPWAAHERALAQARATLAPGGVVIIRDGVMPERPGEPAELRGRDDTLVEQYLALSSFAETRLGRMRPGVWAGTRHAVSEALCTLTWGAASLPREALERFQLATLDGYADLLERAGLRVIHREATTQPGYREHLDAAGWSADEPDGAWFPPTTGLWVAVRDDADAGGGSA
- a CDS encoding DUF1801 domain-containing protein, translated to MPDQTETFSADERKAMKTRAAELKKRENGDAEVRKIIDVMTDEEQAIALRIHEAILEQVPQLQPKLRYGQPAYYLDGTVLCFFMAASKYKTASSIFGFDDATRVRDGDMWPSSYAIQNLSTADEKRLLDLVKRAAG
- a CDS encoding TetR/AcrR family transcriptional regulator → MSTSASTASAAVATAASGTAPAAGSTAPAAAASTAAAELLAQLSSVVQRPKRADAARNYDALVAAARDIFARDGSGASLEEIARSAGVGIGTLYRNFPTRDELIEAVYVEEVQSLVLAAQATETLPSDKALGAWLERFLEYVGTKRALLEGLNNRESTVFAQCRSVMYGSGEPVLQRAQTAGAVRGDVSISDVVRLISGVAGVVVDDDAQRDRLIGLAMDGLRPVG
- a CDS encoding MarR family winged helix-turn-helix transcriptional regulator, which encodes MLASDEVDRIVDAWSRERGDLDFTPLQVLSRVSRLAKHLDRERKAAFAASDLEPWEFDVLSALRRAGEPYQLSPKALLQQTLVSSGTMTNRIDRLVARTVVERRTDPHDGRGILVVMTALGRERVDRAISLLLDAERELLSGLSAADQERLSGLLRKLSLDFDAEG
- a CDS encoding TMEM175 family protein; the protein is MSDVRDRSARLFQMGDGTDRIQFFSDAVFAIAMTLLVLDIRLPADLGEHPDAARVTSALVELWPQFFGYLLSFVVIAINWVNHHRKFRVIERWDSGLLVANFTLLALVAFLPFPTSALSDYGAVTPVVVLYAATVAALNLAQAWIWVHARRRGLMSDSVDAGVYRYVIANLLAMPVIFGLSIAIAFVSASWAMYFWILTAPASAIVVGAARRRYSPLGASTSASARAAAPEPDSSGTPSPEPDSPEPDSPEPDSPDRN
- a CDS encoding MFS transporter, translated to MPRSPFTVFLALALGVASLSSLQSLVIPVLPEMQRDLATTPAGVNWTLTAWLIAAAVATPLIGRVGDLFGRRRTLLAVVAIVAAGDLIAFASPDLSVLLIGRVLQGVGASLFPLAFGLLRETFPRERIASAIGAMSAVIAIGSGLGTVIAGPLAEALTWRGLFLLPLALVVASGILAMLVIPRSTEREHGRINVPAGILLSGWLVALLLPLSNGAAWGWTSPLVLGLFALAVVLMAAWVAVELRSVEPLVDLRLMRAPAIWSTNLASLLLGGAMFAVFAFFARFVQTPTSTGYGLGASIAQSGLLMLPMLVTMAAAGFLSGPIGKVVSFRVQFGGGAALLALSAIGMALLHSQPWLVATEAGLFGLGLGISYAAMTSLIVQSVPSTQTGIATGVNANLRTIGGAIASSVVTVIVFANTDATGLPLEAGYTEAFLTAAALAGVAAGIAFAVRARRVRRASERELAVLTSPLTLETEAEAA